In Luteipulveratus mongoliensis, the DNA window CCAACGACAAGACGATCGGCGAGGGCGCTGCGCTCAAGCAGCTGATGTGGAGCGGACTCGCAGCCTGTGCGGCGATGGTGCTGCTCGTGCTCATCAAGGACCACCGTCGGCTGTCGCGCTACACCTTCACGCTCGCGCTCGCCGGCCTCGGGCTGCTGCTGCTCCCGCTGTTCCCCGTGATCGGCAAGAACATCAACGGCTCTCGCATCTGGATCGGCTTCGGGCCGTTCAGCCTGCAGCCGGGTGAGATCGCCAAGATCCTGCTGACGATCTTCTTCGCCGCCTACCTCGTGCAGACCCGTGACGCGCTGTCGCTGATCGGTCGCCGCTTCCTCGGCTTCCCCCTGCCGCGAGCGCGTGACCTCGGGCCGATCATGATCGCCTGGCTCGCCTCACTCGCCGTCCTCGTCTTCCAGAAGGACCTCGGTTCGTCGCTGCTGTTCTTCGGGCTCTTCGTCGCGATGCTCTACGTCGCGACCGAGCGCCGCGCGTGGATCGCCATCGGCCTGTCGCTGTTCGCCGTCGGCACCTTCGTGGCCTGGAAGCTCTTCGCTCACCTCCAGGAGCGCGTCACCCTGTGGCTCGACCCGTTCGCCAGCGGCCAGAGCGACCAGCTCGCCAAAGGCTTGATGGGCATGGCATCCGGCTCGATGTTCGGCACCGGCCTGGGGCAGGGGCGGCCCGAGGAGACCTACTTCGCCAACTCCGACTTCATCATCGCCAGCTTCGGTGAGGAGCTCGGCCTCATCGGCCTCATGGCGATCCTGC includes these proteins:
- a CDS encoding FtsW/RodA/SpoVE family cell cycle protein, coding for MTTITSLAPRTRRNTELVLLAFAIGIVLLAYANVGMAVQDRVPADLGTLGIGIGVIAMVFHLVLRWRASYADPLLLPIATLLNGLGLVMIHRIDLANDKTIGEGAALKQLMWSGLAACAAMVLLVLIKDHRRLSRYTFTLALAGLGLLLLPLFPVIGKNINGSRIWIGFGPFSLQPGEIAKILLTIFFAAYLVQTRDALSLIGRRFLGFPLPRARDLGPIMIAWLASLAVLVFQKDLGSSLLFFGLFVAMLYVATERRAWIAIGLSLFAVGTFVAWKLFAHLQERVTLWLDPFASGQSDQLAKGLMGMASGSMFGTGLGQGRPEETYFANSDFIIASFGEELGLIGLMAILLLYALMVERGLRTGVGARDGFGKLLATGLAFSLALQVFVVVGGVTRVIPLTGLTTPFMSAGGSSLLANWVIVALLLRISDQARRPVVEDGGGGRNIGQDETQVVKIK